One stretch of Streptomyces sp. NBC_00443 DNA includes these proteins:
- the frr gene encoding ribosome recycling factor: MIEETLLEAEEKMEKAVVVAKEDFAAIRTGRAHPAMFNKIVADYYGAPTPINQLASFSVPEPRMAVVTPFDKSALRNIEQAIRDSDLGVNPSNDGNIIRVVFPELTEERRRDYIKVAKAKGEDAKVSIRSVRRKAKDAIDKLIKDGEIGEDEGRRAEKELDDTTHKYVAQVDELLKHKEAELLEV; the protein is encoded by the coding sequence GTGATCGAAGAGACCCTCCTCGAGGCCGAGGAGAAGATGGAGAAGGCCGTCGTGGTCGCCAAGGAGGACTTCGCCGCGATCCGCACCGGCCGTGCGCACCCGGCGATGTTCAACAAGATCGTGGCCGACTACTACGGTGCGCCGACGCCGATCAACCAGCTGGCTTCGTTCTCCGTGCCGGAGCCGCGCATGGCCGTCGTGACCCCGTTCGACAAGAGCGCGCTGCGCAACATCGAGCAGGCGATCCGCGACTCCGACCTCGGCGTCAACCCGAGCAACGACGGCAACATCATCCGAGTGGTGTTCCCCGAGCTCACCGAGGAGCGCCGCCGCGACTACATCAAGGTCGCCAAGGCCAAGGGCGAGGACGCCAAGGTGTCCATCCGCTCCGTCCGCCGCAAGGCCAAGGACGCCATCGACAAGCTGATCAAGGACGGCGAGATCGGCGAGGACGAGGGCCGCCGCGCGGAGAAGGAGCTCGACGACACCACGCACAAGTACGTCGCTCAGGTGGACGAGCTCCTCAAGCACAAGGAAGCCGAGCTGCTCGAGGTCTGA
- the tsf gene encoding translation elongation factor Ts — MANYTAADVKKLRELTGAGMMDCKKALDEAEGNVEKAVEALRIKGQKGVAKREGRSAENGAVVSIIADDNSSGVLVELKCETDFVAKGDKFQAVATAIAEHVAKTSPADIEALLASEIEAGKTVQAFVDEANANLGEKIVLDRFAQYGDGFVLAYMHRTMPDLPPQIGVLVELDKPNAEIAKGVAQHIAAFAPKYLSKEDVPAEVVESERRVAEETTRAEGKPEAALPKIVEGRLNGFFKDATLLGQPYALDNKKSVQKVLDEAGVTLTRFTRIKVGI, encoded by the coding sequence ATGGCGAACTACACCGCCGCTGACGTCAAGAAGCTCCGTGAGCTCACCGGCGCCGGCATGATGGACTGCAAGAAGGCGCTGGACGAGGCCGAGGGCAACGTCGAGAAGGCCGTCGAGGCGCTCCGTATCAAGGGCCAGAAGGGCGTCGCCAAGCGCGAGGGCCGCTCCGCCGAGAACGGCGCCGTGGTCTCGATCATCGCTGACGACAACTCCTCCGGTGTCCTCGTAGAGCTGAAGTGCGAGACGGACTTCGTCGCCAAGGGTGACAAGTTCCAGGCCGTCGCCACCGCGATCGCCGAGCACGTCGCGAAGACCTCCCCGGCCGACATCGAGGCCCTGCTCGCCTCCGAGATCGAGGCCGGCAAGACCGTCCAGGCGTTCGTGGACGAGGCCAACGCCAACCTGGGCGAGAAGATCGTCCTGGACCGCTTCGCGCAGTACGGCGACGGCTTCGTGCTCGCGTACATGCACCGCACGATGCCCGACCTGCCCCCGCAGATCGGTGTCCTCGTCGAGCTGGACAAGCCGAACGCCGAGATCGCCAAGGGCGTCGCCCAGCACATCGCCGCCTTCGCGCCGAAGTACCTCTCCAAGGAGGACGTGCCGGCCGAGGTCGTCGAGTCGGAGCGTCGTGTCGCCGAGGAGACCACCCGCGCCGAGGGCAAGCCCGAGGCCGCCCTGCCGAAGATCGTCGAGGGACGCCTCAACGGCTTCTTCAAGGACGCCACGCTGCTCGGTCAGCCGTACGCGCTCGACAACAAGAAGTCCGTCCAGAAGGTTCTGGACGAGGCCGGTGTCACCCTGACGCGCTTCACGCGCATCAAGGTCGGCATCTGA
- the pyrH gene encoding UMP kinase has translation MTTKAQKSDDGKVRGRYLLKLSGEAFSGGGGLGVDPDVVHKIAREIAAVVRDGAQVAVVIGGGNFFRGAELQQRGMDRARSDYMGMLGTVMNCLALQDFLEKEGIDSRVQTAITMGQVAEPYIPLRAVRHLEKGRVVIFGAGMGMPYFSTDTTAAQRALEIDAEALLMGKNGVDGVYDSDPKTNPDAVKFDSLGYGEVITRDLKVADATAVTLCRDNKLPILVFELLAEGNIARAVKGEKIGTLVGEQGGRG, from the coding sequence ATGACCACCAAGGCCCAGAAGAGCGACGACGGCAAAGTACGCGGCCGGTACCTGCTGAAGCTGTCAGGAGAGGCCTTCTCCGGCGGCGGGGGCCTCGGCGTCGACCCGGACGTGGTGCACAAGATCGCCCGCGAGATCGCGGCCGTCGTGCGCGACGGCGCGCAGGTCGCGGTCGTCATCGGCGGCGGCAACTTCTTCCGCGGCGCCGAACTCCAGCAGCGCGGCATGGACCGGGCCCGCTCCGACTACATGGGCATGCTCGGCACCGTGATGAACTGCCTCGCCCTCCAGGACTTCCTGGAGAAGGAGGGCATCGACAGCCGGGTCCAGACCGCCATCACCATGGGCCAGGTCGCCGAGCCGTACATCCCGCTGCGCGCCGTACGGCACCTGGAGAAGGGCCGTGTGGTCATCTTCGGCGCCGGTATGGGCATGCCGTACTTCTCCACCGACACCACCGCCGCCCAGCGCGCCCTGGAGATCGACGCCGAGGCGCTGCTGATGGGCAAGAACGGCGTGGACGGGGTCTACGACTCCGACCCGAAGACCAACCCGGACGCCGTCAAGTTCGACTCCCTCGGCTACGGCGAGGTCATCACCCGCGACCTCAAGGTCGCCGACGCGACCGCCGTCACGCTGTGCCGAGACAACAAGCTTCCGATCCTCGTCTTCGAGCTTCTGGCGGAGGGCAATATCGCGCGCGCCGTCAAGGGTGAGAAGATCGGCACGCTTGTGGGTGAGCAGGGCGGCCGGGGCTGA